The segment GCGGAGACCGCTCGTGGAGCGCGCGTCCTCCCCGCGGCGGATCGGATCGCCCGGGAGCGGGGAGGCCGTCCAACGGTCGGCCGAGCGGCGACCGGAGCGGTTCGAACAGGCCTCCCCGCGGCGATGGCCCCGGAGGATCGTCCCAGCGTCCCGAACGCGGTGGCGACCGCCCCGGGCGGACCTCGTCCGGAGATCGTCCGTTCCGTGCGGGTGACCGGCCGCAGCGGCCCGGCGAGCGACCCGGACGTCCGTCCGGCGACCGCCCGGAACGTTCCTCGGGGGGTCGTCCGGAGCGGAGCGGGGATCGTCCTCAGCGGCAGGGCGACCGCCCGGCGCGGGCCGGCGGGGACAGGCCGTACCGTCCGAGCGGCGACCGTCCGCAGCGACCGGGCGAGCGCCCGGGGCGTCCGTCGAGCGACCGGCCGGCGCGCGGCTCCAGCGGTCGCGATGATCGCGGTTCGCGGTCGGGTCGCGATTCCCGAGACGGTGGAGGCCAGTGGGAGGACCGTGATCCGCTGGGCCTGCGTTCCGTGCGTCCGCGCCAGTTCGAGCCGCACCTGCCCGACGAGATCGAGCCGCGTCAGCTGGACAAGGTCGCTCGGGCGGAGTTGAAGACGCTCAGCAAGGAGAACGCGGACTTCGTCGCGCGTCACCTCGTCATGGCGGGCGAACTGATCGACGAGGATCCTGCGCTCGCCCACCAGCACGCGCAGGCCGCGGGACGTCGGGCCGGGCGGATCGCGGTGGTGCGGGAGACGATCGCCATCACGGCGTACGCGCTCGAGGACTATGCGCTGACCCTGCGCGAGCTCCGGACCTACCGGCGCATCTCCGGACGCAACGACCAGCTTCCCCTCATGGTGGACAGCGAGCGCGGTCTCGAGCGTCCCGACCGGGCTCTCGAGCTCGGTCGCTCGGTCGAGGTGGAGACCCTGGACGTCCCCGTGCGCGTATCGCTGGCCATCGCGATGTCCGGAGCGCGCCTCGATCTCGATCAGAAGGACGCGGCGCTCCGCGAGCTGGAGATCCCGCAGCTCAATCGCACTCGTGCCTACAGCTACAGCCCGGATCTCTTCGACGCCTACGGGACCGTCCTCGAGGAACTCGGTCGCGAGACCGAAGCCGCGGAGTGGTACACCCTGGCCCGCCGTGCGCGCGCGGCCCTGAACACGCTGGACACCGAGGAGGACCGTGAAACTGTCGAGATCGTGGAAGAAGAGATCATCGGATTCGACGGCGGCGACATCGCCCTCGACGACGAGCTCTCCGCAGGGAGCGTCGACTCCGTCGAGCTCGGCGACGCCGAGCCCGACGAAGGGATCGACGACGGCGCCGCCGACGATGCCGACGGCGAAGCCCGCGACTGAGCCGCGCTTCCCCCTCGACGGGGTCGACGCCGTCCTGGCGGACCTCGACGGCGTCGTCTACACGGGGCGCAACGCGATCCCGCACGCCGTGGAGAGCCTGAACCGCGTCGCCGGGAGCCGCCGCGTCGGGTACATCACCAACAACGCCTCGCGGACCGCCGACGCCGTCGCGCAGCAGCTGAGCGATTTCGGCCTCACCGTCGCGGGCGACGACGTCGTGACGTCCCCTCAGGCGGCCGTGCGGCTCCTGGCCACCGTCGTCGAGCCGGGGGCGACGATCCTGGTCGTCGGCGGCGAGGGCCTCACGACGGTCGTCGAGGCCGCGGGCTTCACGGTGACGCGGTCGGCCGAGGAGTCGCCGGCCGCGGTGATCCAGGGGTTCGCACCCGAGGTCGGCTGGAAGGACCTCGCCGAAGCGTCGTTCGCCCTCGCCGAGGACATCCCGTGGGTGGCGACGAACCAGGACTGGACCATCCCGCAGGAGCGAGGCATCGCTCCCGGCAACGGCACCCTGGTGTCCGCCGTCCACACCGCCGTCGGCAAGCTCCCGCTCGTCGCCGGCAAGCCGGAGAAGGCGATCTTCGACGCCGCCGTGGAGCGCTTCGGGGCCTCGAAGCCCCTCTTCATCGGCGATCGACTCGACACCGACATCGCCGGAGCGGTCAAGGCCGGTATCACCTCGGCGATCGTCCTGACGGGTATCGACCGGGCCAAGCAGATCCTCGCCGCGCCCGAGACGTCCCGCCCCGACTACATCCTGGGCGACCTCCGCGAACTCCACGAGGAGTACCCGGCGACGGTCGAGACGCAGGATGCCCGGGGCACGCGGACCTTCACGGTGCGGGGTGCGCGGGTCGAGCTCCGGGGCAACAACGTCGTGGCCGTCGAGCGGGGCGATTCGACCGTCGACCTCCTTCGGGCCGGTGCGGCGGCGGTCTGGGGGAGCGGGCTCGCGATCTACGGTCTGGTCGTGGATCCTGCCCTCTACTCGTAGGGTCGACCCGCGATCTGACGAGCGCTGCGGACGGCCTGTGGAGAGATCCCGCGGGGTTCCAGGGCGCTCGGTTAGGGTGGAACGATCATGAGCGAAGAGAACGACGTCGTCGACGGGCTGATCTCGCGGTTGACGGTCATCGACCAGCAGCCGCTCGATCGGCGTGCCGTCGCGTTCGCCCAGATCCACGACGAGCTGCGGGCGGTGCTCGACGGTTCCACCGGGCCCTTCGGGCGCTGATGCACCGTCCCGCCACCGCGCACGCCGCGGCTCGAGACTCCCAGGCCGCCGGTGATCCCGCCGACGCGACCGCAGGAGGCGCCGACTCCGGCGCCACCGCGGCCACCGTCCGCCTCGACGTGGCGCTCACCGCACGGGGCCTCGCCCGGTCACGGACACACGCCCACCGGCTCCTGGCCGACGATCTGGTCACCGTCGACGGCCGCGGGGTCGTCAAGCCGTCGACTCCGGTGACGGAGTCGCAGGCGATCGTCGTCGCCGGTCTCGACCACTACGTCAGCCGGGCCGCCCACAAGCTCGTCGGGGCTCTCGACGCCTTCGGCGTGGACCCCCGGGGTCGCTCCGCCCTCGACGTGGGGGCGTCGACCGGCGGATTCTCGCAGGTCCTGCTGGAACGCGGGGTCGTCAGCGTCTGCGCGCTCGACGTCGGTCACGGCCAGCTCGCGCCCCGGATCCGCTCCGACGAGCGGGTCACCGTGGTGGAGGGCGTCAACGCGCGCTA is part of the Frondihabitans sp. 762G35 genome and harbors:
- a CDS encoding TlyA family RNA methyltransferase, which encodes MHRPATAHAAARDSQAAGDPADATAGGADSGATAATVRLDVALTARGLARSRTHAHRLLADDLVTVDGRGVVKPSTPVTESQAIVVAGLDHYVSRAAHKLVGALDAFGVDPRGRSALDVGASTGGFSQVLLERGVVSVCALDVGHGQLAPRIRSDERVTVVEGVNARYLTADELARRDPRAEDIDLVVGDLSFISLTMVLPALVASVGTDADFVLLVKPQFEVGRQGIREGIVHDQGLRADAVMTVLWAAHDLGLGTAGVIPSPIVGTNGNREYCVHLSARLGANPTEWLSRVDEMTGA
- a CDS encoding HAD-IIA family hydrolase, giving the protein MPTAKPATEPRFPLDGVDAVLADLDGVVYTGRNAIPHAVESLNRVAGSRRVGYITNNASRTADAVAQQLSDFGLTVAGDDVVTSPQAAVRLLATVVEPGATILVVGGEGLTTVVEAAGFTVTRSAEESPAAVIQGFAPEVGWKDLAEASFALAEDIPWVATNQDWTIPQERGIAPGNGTLVSAVHTAVGKLPLVAGKPEKAIFDAAVERFGASKPLFIGDRLDTDIAGAVKAGITSAIVLTGIDRAKQILAAPETSRPDYILGDLRELHEEYPATVETQDARGTRTFTVRGARVELRGNNVVAVERGDSTVDLLRAGAAAVWGSGLAIYGLVVDPALYS